DNA from Triticum aestivum cultivar Chinese Spring chromosome 7D, IWGSC CS RefSeq v2.1, whole genome shotgun sequence:
AGAACGCCGTCGTCGAGCAGCTGCGCGGCGAGCTGGAGGCCTTCCTGGAGACCAAGAAGCAGGGCCTCGTGGAGCTGGAATCACCTGCCGCCGCTGGTGAAGAGCGCCAAGCTACTCACGACGACGATGATCGCCATGGATTCTTCGAAGCTGAAGGTGCCAATGGAATCGCTCGTGTTGACGTCAGCAAGAGGACAGACGCAGATGACGACGGAGGAGGATCCGATGATGGTTCAGACGGCAGCGACATGCACTCCATCGAGCTGAACATGGACGGCAGAAGCAAGGACGGCGGCTGGAGCTACAGCACTGGCACCGCTTCCAAGGAGATGATGACAGCGACGGCCAAGAAGGCGGCGTCTGCGGACAGCAGGGGAACGGAGTACGCGGATCCGTGGGCCGGTGACCAGCGATCGCTGGAGGAATCGGAAGGAGGTCGGCGGTGGGACGACGACGAAGGGCGCAGCGACGTCGACGAGGAGGACTCGGAGAGGTACCAGGCCATCAAGAACCTCAGGGAGCAGATGCTCGCCGGCCATGGGCTGGGTTCCATTTTCCTGCCGGGAGCATACGAAGGAAATTATACGGCCTGAGAGAAAACGATGATGAGATTGGTTTGGCATGGAGCGATGAGTTGGATCGGTTGGCGCTCTCTTCTCCCTTGAAACTGTGTGCATAGCTTGTGGGTTCAGTCTTCCCGGACGAccattcttttcttttttgaaaggTGGACGACcgttcttttcttttttgaaaggTGGACGACCATTCTTTCATAGGAACGTCATTCTGTTTTTGTACATAAAACTTTTTTTTTTCAAACAAGATGTTCCTGCAAAGCCATATCAACCTTTCTTccaataaaaataataaattaataaAATGTAAAAATGAGCAAAACTGGAGCTGGGAAGCGATGAAAGTTGTGGGGTGAGGACCAAGAGTAGCAGGTTACCCTCGAGAATGGCATTACGTTTTCACTGATCAGATGTGCGCAATATGTCCATAAAACATTTCATAACTATAATATCACGAAGCATCATCGAGGTACAAAAACATAACTTGACCACATCCAGGGGGCCATACAACATATAACGAGACTGAAAAGTTCAACAAGTACGAGCAGAAAGCTAAGCGTTTGGAAATAGTAGGGGAAAATAAGCATTTGGAGCTAGGAGCGAAAAGCTAGGAATTTAAGCTGGCTGGCATTTGAAATAGGAAGCTGGTGTTGAATGTGCGAGCCGCACTCTAGTTTGATGGGCTTCCTGGACCACTAGAGGATTCATTTGGAGCAGCAGTCGGTCCAGTAGCACCTGGAGTTTCACTGGCCACATCCTGTTTCATCTCCTCCTTTTCATCAGCTGCAAGCCTTCCACTAGCCACATCCTGTTTGATCTCCTCCTTTTCATCAGCTGCAAACCTTTCACTGGCCACATCCGGTTTGATCTCTTTTTCATCAGTTAGAAAACTTCCAATGACCACCTGCGCATCAGCGCAACAAAATGCAAAGCATTAAGAGGAAGCACAAGGTTCTCACTTGCAATAGATGTGAGTTTTCGTAAAACCATGCCATTTCCCTAACAAGTACACATAAAAAGAAGCAAATAGTGACTTTACATAGGGATATGAATATGTGTACAATGTATATCGTATGGCAGCACACATTTGTTTCATATAGTTTTCCAGACTTAAGAAGCACACATAGCCTTTAACTACTTCAACAAACAGAGGAAGGTAGAGTGGAAGCTAAATGACGTATATGGAATAAAGATCTTAGTTGGTCTTTTAGAAGCATGTTGATCCAAGTGAAAGATGGTAACCTGAACAGGTGAAGCTGCAATCAGAGGTCCTGCTAACCCACCGCCGAAGAGACAACCATCATGACCAACAAGCGAAATACTGAATCCACCTTTTAGAGTGCTCAGTCCATTACTTTTTGACAGCAGATACACGCCAGACAAACAGACAATGTCAAAATAGCCCTGCATATTGAATGCAAAGAATTAGATATTATTTAGTATTGGATTGGAAGCATCTCTAGAGGCCAAACAACGACATTTCATTTTGGAAGACCAGAACCACAAAATGTTATGTTTTCCCTGCGATATGCTGATAAAGGAAACAATTAGACAATTTCTCTAACTACTTCACATTTCATTTTGCTTTACCATTCTCTTAATTTGGTTGGAGCTGAAATATAATTTGTAAAGCATACCAGCAAAAAGGGATTTCCAGTGTACAGATTCCAAGCTAAAACAATAGAGCAACAAACCTCATAAATAACAGTTCCACGGGAAGAAGCTGGTTGCTTCAGTGTCACATTGCGCACGGCGCCCTCGGCAGACAGGATAAAAACTGCCCACCCATTCCCACAATAGGACATGACTTTGGCTGCTACATCCTGAAACCATGGATTCCTTATTAGAATTTTAGAGTGATACATGCATAAGCAGTGGCAGAATAGATAACCTATGGAAGAGACAGGAAAGATAGTAAAAAACAGGAAATGTGGGGGACACCACCAAGCTCTCTTCAAACTAACGTATGATGGATATAGATATAACCGGTTAAAAAAATGTGCTAGAAGAATCAAGAAAGAAAACTTGGCCATTGAATTGGGAATACAttaaataaatagaacaaccaaacAAATGACACCAGTATTAAAGAATACACTCATACCACAAGTAACAAAAATGATTGTCTGGATATCTATGAGAATTTAATAAATGGCCTAACTTCATAATTGCATTCATGTTCATCATACTGAAGCTCCAACTTATTACTGAACGGCCTCGTATCAAATCTGCATTTATATTCAGGACATACTAATGCCTCATGCACATGTGGAGTCAATGaaacaacttttgaatatgttgaAATACATAAACATGTGGAAATACAATTATTTCTTGGAGAAGCAGACAACACATACACATAATCATACTAAGCAGGAGCTTCTATATGGCCAGAAAAAAGAAGCAGTGTACATTGGAAGTTTTAACAAACATATGAAGTGCAAGTGAAAATATATATGTACAGCTCACATAACGTTAAGTAGGGGAAAATTTGCTAAATATTTTTAATAATTAACACTAAAAATATCCACAAAATAAATCATATTTTTCTAAAAGGAACCACCACTTCAATTAGATACCCTGATATCCAGTAGTATCCAGATCCTATGATAAAATATTAATAGATCACTGCAATGTCTCTAGGAGCATCATAAGAGTAGGAAAATTACCTCTCCACCTTGGATTGTGATGACCTGAGGAGCGAATCCAGTCGCACCTGGCTCTGCGGAAAAAATAGATCCATTTCAAATTAGAAACCATTGGGAAATATATTGTAATGGTGGCAAACTGATTATAGCACTGATGTGCATGAGCCTATAAACAGTACATGACTGAACAAACATCCTAGAAATATAATTCCAAAGCATCAGGAATACTTCTGCGAGGAATCCCAACACGCCATGAATGATTGTAACGAAATAAACCACCAATTGATGTTTTAATACATCCACAACGAAAACTTAGTTTTTATGTCTAACATGTGGCAACTCTGACTGAATGTCCAACATGGATAAATAATTCCATGCTTGATATAATGTACAAACCAATATGCTAACATTAAGAATACCAGGTATAAGTATTGACACCTTCGCAGTAATATTTTACACTAACTAGCGAGAAAGGTCTTTTTTTTTTCTTGCATCCCTAAAAGGTGTGAGTTAGGCCAGGTGAGATGAGCAGGACCGCTGCCTCTGGTCAACTTGAGGTGGTCCTTACTATATAAAA
Protein-coding regions in this window:
- the LOC123166215 gene encoding AT-hook motif nuclear-localized protein 2; the protein is MEGGDMSEAAGEAVYGEDMPKSPLHPQPQPIIGAYLDDAHEGSASYSAPRSSFPAAGNGVVHVPAMSASSEPPKQKRGRPRKYAPDGTKPPAIFPAPYPIGVVASPTPALPPGFTLGLWGLGVVRPQAPPALPSPLPPPPSENSKQRAKKKRVWPPSSTTSKKQRELAVAEPGATGFAPQVITIQGGEDVAAKVMSYCGNGWAVFILSAEGAVRNVTLKQPASSRGTVIYEGYFDIVCLSGVYLLSKSNGLSTLKGGFSISLVGHDGCLFGGGLAGPLIAASPVQVVIGSFLTDEKEIKPDVASERFAADEKEEIKQDVASGRLAADEKEEMKQDVASETPGATGPTAAPNESSSGPGSPSN